TACATTACATTCCGCAGATTGAAGCAGCCGGTCTCCATCCTTTTTATATTCATCTCTATCGCGACGGCAGGGATGTTTCGCTTTCCTTCAAAAAAGTATTGGTGGGCGAAAAACATTTCTATCACCTGGCAAAACAATGGACGAAAGAACAGGAATTGGCGCTGGCCTACTGCGAGCAATATGCCTCAGGCAGATTCATTAGGGTAAGGTATGAAGATTTGATTCATAACCCTTCGCTAGAGGTAGGCAAGATTTGCAAGGCATTGGGCATTGAATTTAATCCAAATGCTTTTCTTTATTACCAGTCGGAAGAAGCCCATGCCATGGCAAAGATAAGCAGCATGTTCCGTAATCTGGATAAGCCCGTACAGAAACAAAACGACCATAAATACCTCCGCGAAGCCACCCGCGAAGAGTTGCAAATTTTCGAATCCATCGCTGCGCCAACCTTGCAAAAATTGGGCTACAGCCTGCTCTTTAAACTAGGGGAGGAATATGTATTTACGGATGAAAATATAAAGCGGTTTGATGAAGAAAACAGCCTCATAAAAAAAGAAATTGCCCTTACTGAAAGTGCCGAAGAGGTAAGAAAAAGAAGCTTGCAGAGCACTTTTTTAAAAGAGGTGGTGCAGAGAAACAATTTACACAAGCCCTGACAGGTTTTATTATTTCTTCTCTTGCCATCACGCTGAAGCCTGATTATAAACCTTACTATTCCGTTACTGAAAAGCAGGGCCATCCTGTTTTTATGGCTTTCTTTTCTTAGGACTGTTGCAGAGAACGTTCACATCGTTAATTGATAGCTGTTCCGAGCGGATAAACCCTCCTTCCCCGTAAGGCACAAACACGAAATAATTCCCCGGCTTTGTTACAGCAATAGTTCGTGTTACACTGGAGTCGCTCCACTGATAGGAAGAATAGTCTTGCGCGGTTTTCAGGTATTTCACGCCGAGGGAATCAAAGCAGGTGATTTGCGGACGCTTCACTTTCCAGGGAAGCTCGCGGTAGTAGAAGGAGCGGTAAGAATCAAGATGGTCGGGCGAGTTCAGCTCAAAAAGTTTACGACCTCTCTTATCTACCACGACGAAGATCAATTCGCTGGCAGTCCCAACCACCCCATAATTTACTAAGGTATAACCATTGTCCAAGCGTTGTACATTCCCTCGGGCTTGACTGACTAAAGCCGTATCGTAGGTATAGCTCCATTTCAGGGTGGCAATTGTTTTCACTTCATCCAATTCAAACTCCAGCGCTCGGGCTCCGTACGGTTTCTGATGGTGTCCCCCATCAAACAAAGTGATGTTTCCGTTGCTGATTCTACGGATGTCATGCTGACCGTAAAAAGGAACCGGACAATTCACAAAGGTGAACTGGTTGCGTTTGCCCCCCAGTCGCCACATAATGGAACCGTCTGACCTATTGATTTTGGTGATTTCGCTGTAATTCTTAGATGACAATAAAATGTTTCCGTCCTGATCCAATTCAACCGCATTATAATGTGCCATATTCGGCATCTTCAACGGGATTCCGGACAAAGAAGTATCTGCGTCTGTCGTTCCAAAACGATCTTTGGCGCGCCAGTCAAAACTACATTCTTCCCGGCATCCAACTCCTGAATCGCTTCACGCAAGGCGCGGGTCGTATCCACCGCTTCAAACTTTTTACCTACGGAATCCTTCCTCAAATCCATACTTACCGTATCCATTCCCAACAACAGGAAATGCCCGTTGGGTAGCCAACGCATGTCGTGTGGGTCGGTTTTATACAAGTTTTTGCATTTAACCGAATCCACCACTCTAAAGGTACTGTCCATAAACAGATAACCGCTCTGGTTAGAGTAGCTGATCCACCCATTGGCTTGTAATGCAAAATTATAAGGACTTGCTTTTTCCTGTATCATCGGTTTATAATAAGCCACGCTACCGGTGTGATCGAGTATCAAAAAAAGGGTTGTATTTGAATAATTGACCGAAAGAAAATAATAACCTTTCAGTGCCGGATGGTAAACGCTTGCCTTCAATGTAGGCAAGGATTGTGTAAACGAAGTCATCGAGCACAGCCAAAAGCACAGCAAGGAAACGGCTATTCTCATTTATTCTTTTGAAGAGGCGGCTTTATTTCTATTAGACAAGGAACCGAAAGATCGGTCACTACCCATTTTTCTGAGTAGATAAATCCATTTTCGCCGCAGGGAACTAACACCTGATAGTTTCCGAGGTTTGGGCGCTATCATAAATAGTTTCCGAATATTCCGGCACTTGGCATATAACCACCCTTTAAATCAGGAGGAGAAAAAGTAGAGGAATGTATTTCATTTTTAAAAAGTAGCGAATCTTGTCTTGGGCGAAAGATAAAACCTTTCTGTGGCTTGCATTTCTTTTTATCCGGATAAACTCGGGCGAATTTCCATTGAAATAAAAAACCTACAAAAAGTCTTCGAGACCTTTTGTAGGTTAAAAAAAGAAAGCCCTTTCCGCTGCAGCAGAAAAGGCTTCCAAGAGAAAAAATAAACTACAAAAGTTTTTGAAACTTTTGTAGTCTTTGCCACTTACAGCGTAATCCCCATTGCCGGGTCGCTCCAGCCGCTCATGCCCGAAGCATTCATGGCACACACGCTGAACCAGTAGCGGCTCAACCCGTTTAGATTTTGTGCTACAAATCGCCCTTTCTTGACACTCGCGCCAATGATGACAGGTGCTTCGCTCAAAGATCCCGGATACATGCGAAACAGATAAGCGCTTGCATCTCTCACCGGTTTCACCACCACCACAAGTTGCCCTTCGTGGGTAGCTGGAAGCACTTTAACAGTTGGAGGTATAGCAGGAACCGGAATCGGGCTTGGTTGTTTGCGCACTTCAAATCCACTGCTTAAAATAATCTCCTCATCCCCTCCGCTTTGAGTTTGAACAAAGTCTGCAAATCTCACGATCAGAACTTTCAACTCTTTGCGCCGAATGCGCATAATCGCTTTTTCGTCCTTATCGCCGCCGGAGGCCTCAATGCTCGCCAGCTCCAAACTGTCGGCTGCGGTGGCGAGGTCTGCCAAACTTGGCACAGGGTTTACCAGATTAGGGTTACCAGTTGATTGCAATATAATTTCGCGCGTTTTTTCTACCTGCTGCGCCACAGATTTTCTGAAATTTAATTTGATTCTTGCCATATTTTTTTGTTTTTTTGATTAATTTAATGTAATTTCGAACTATAGCCTTCGTCCATAGGCCGCCCAATCTGAGTGCCTAACCTTGTCTTTCTACCTTCCGGGAAGGCAGAGATAGCCATGGTTAGATGACTCAAATTATGGACAAACCTACAGGCTTGGCTTCACGGTCAGGCAGCACCATGCCACCTGACGGTTATTTTCTAAACCATTTTGCTCCTCCTTTTGCCGGCAAGGTTGGTTTTCTATTCAGCGCACAAAACAGCGACGTCTTTCTGTTTTGTATCTGATTTTAAACCTACCTCTATATATAGGTAGCGCAAAATGGTCTAAATATCAAAACTTTATGAAAATCCCGGTTTTCAATAAAGTTGATAATGCAAATATAATTCATGTAAGTCAAAGAGTCAAGGAAAATCAAATATTTGTTTAAAATACTTTTTTTACCAATGAAAAGCAGCAATATCTAAGATATTATTGATCCAATAAAGTGCATAAAAACGATTAAACGCAGTTCATAAATAATCATTTAAGCACCTGAACAAACAGGTTTTGGTGCAGAACTAAGATGTTTCAGTCCGGAACGTATGCGTTTTGGCGCAGAACTAAGGTGTTTTAGTCCGGAACGTATGTGTTTTGGTGCAGAACTAAGGTGTTTCAGTCCGGAACGTATGTGTTTTGGTGCAGAACTAAGGTGTTTCAGTCCGGAACGTATGTGTTTCGGTGCAGAACCAACATGTTCTGGTGCAGAACCTATAGGTTTTGGTCGGGTGATGATAAACTACAAATTACTGTAATAATTATTTGCGTCTAATCAAAAACAACTGTTTTTGCAGCAAAAACTCAAGCTTTCGAAGCAAAAACAACTGTTTTCACTTCAGAAATTCAAGTTATCGGACTGAAAACAATCATTTTAGGAAAAAAATCTCAGTTCTGACAAGTTAAGGTAAGCCCCTTCCCCTTTATTGTGATGGCTTTTCAGCCGCAATATCCATTTCTTTGATAGCATCCAGCACATCTTGTCTTTTGGGATTAATGGTAAGAGCCTTTTTAAAATATTTTCTGGCGGTTTCAAAATCACCGGCCTTCTTATAAAAGAAGCCCATATTGGCTTGTGCCACCTCCGACATAGGTTTGCGCACCAAGGCCTGAAAATTATAATAAATGGCACTGTCCTGCATGCCAGCATCCGAAAAAAGAACAGCGAGGTTCAATAGAGGAGCCGTCAGTGAAGAATCCAATTGGATCGCTGTTTTATAGTGTAACATAGCCGAATCGAATTGCTTCAACTGCTGATAGCAGGTGGCCAAATCAAAATGAAATTCGGCCTTTTCGGGTTTCAGGGCAACAGATTGCTGCAAATAGGGAATGGCCGCCGCTGGATCATGATAGTCCACCGATAGAATTTCCGCTAATCTGGCATTAGTGAATGCGTTTCCTGGATATATCTCTATAGCCTTCCGATAGTGTTTGACTACGGTTTCCAGCGTGCCAGCGGGAGGGGTCTCAGCCCCAAACTTGTAAGCACGATAAAGCTCAAAGGCGTAATTATGCTGTGCTATATAGGAGTTTTCCAAATAGCCAATGTCTGCACTGAACAAAGTCAGATAGTTTTCCCAATCCTTATTCCTCGAATAGGTTTTGACAGAATAAAGCAGAAGAACCATCAGGAGCATTATCGGAAAAAGAGGTTTTATTTTTTCCTCTGGTTTATGGTAGTTCATTCCAGAGCCGCGCAGCAACAACAAGGCCAGCGCCAGACAAAAACCGATGGAAGCAAAAAATGCCAGTCGCTCTGCTACAATTCCGGGAGCAAGCACTAGGATATTGGCGTAGGGCGCGATGGCAAACAGATAAAGCAGAATGGCCAAAGCCAGCAATTTGCGCTGAAGAATACCCTTTATGGCCCAAGCAAAGAGACCGAGGTGTATCAGAAAATAAAACAAGGGTTGAACAGCCCAAGGCATTTGCATTGGAACCATGTTGTAACCATAGTACCAGCCTAAAGGATGTGGAAAGATGAGTTTGCGGATATAAAACCCCAGCGAGTTGAATGCGGTTCCCAACTTGATCAGAAAATCTTGTTCCACTAAAGGGTTTTCTTCAAAGGCATATATCCTGCCCGACTCCAACAGCGGTGTTTTTAATATAAACTGTTGCACCCAAAACGCA
This portion of the Bacteroidota bacterium genome encodes:
- a CDS encoding sulfotransferase produces the protein MTHSKAILIIGTQRSGSNLLRLMLNHLGHIAAPHPPHILQSFFPVIDTYGDLSNEKTFDSLIEDVCHFVNLNIIYWGFQMQPAKIRGRCRNNSLVEVYKAVYEEFAEVHEAEYWCCKSMANVHYIPQIEAAGLHPFYIHLYRDGRDVSLSFKKVLVGEKHFYHLAKQWTKEQELALAYCEQYASGRFIRVRYEDLIHNPSLEVGKICKALGIEFNPNAFLYYQSEEAHAMAKISSMFRNLDKPVQKQNDHKYLREATREELQIFESIAAPTLQKLGYSLLFKLGEEYVFTDENIKRFDEENSLIKKEIALTESAEEVRKRSLQSTFLKEVVQRNNLHKP
- a CDS encoding tetratricopeptide repeat protein, whose translation is MKNKKTIAISPTLHSIVHRYAGLLVFLFAFLLYVNTIPNDYSLDDQFAVKDNHLVAQGISAIPEILTTPYYMIDGKTGGEYRPLTKISFALEHEFFSINPHVSHFIQSIIYAGVCLMLFIFLRQIFPFNPVLLPFTVALLFAAHPIHTEVGASLKNREELFSLLFSLLFLMFFLRAWDKKRVVLWLFVFLLFMLALISKQSSLVLIFWTPLLLYYTHKDVKPRQLVFVGAALFLIVILYAFWVQQFILKTPLLESGRIYAFEENPLVEQDFLIKLGTAFNSLGFYIRKLIFPHPLGWYYGYNMVPMQMPWAVQPLFYFLIHLGLFAWAIKGILQRKLLALAILLYLFAIAPYANILVLAPGIVAERLAFFASIGFCLALALLLLRGSGMNYHKPEEKIKPLFPIMLLMVLLLYSVKTYSRNKDWENYLTLFSADIGYLENSYIAQHNYAFELYRAYKFGAETPPAGTLETVVKHYRKAIEIYPGNAFTNARLAEILSVDYHDPAAAIPYLQQSVALKPEKAEFHFDLATCYQQLKQFDSAMLHYKTAIQLDSSLTAPLLNLAVLFSDAGMQDSAIYYNFQALVRKPMSEVAQANMGFFYKKAGDFETARKYFKKALTINPKRQDVLDAIKEMDIAAEKPSQ
- a CDS encoding aryl-sulfate sulfotransferase, whose amino-acid sequence is MRIAVSLLCFWLCSMTSFTQSLPTLKASVYHPALKGYYFLSVNYSNTTLFLILDHTGSVAYYKPMIQEKASPYNFALQANGWISYSNQSGYLFMDSTFRVVDSVKCKNLYKTDPHDMRWLPNGHFLLLGMDTVSMDLRKDSVGKKFEAVDTTRALREAIQELDAGKNVVLTGAPKIVLERQTQILLCPESR
- a CDS encoding aryl-sulfate sulfotransferase; amino-acid sequence: MAHYNAVELDQDGNILLSSKNYSEITKINRSDGSIMWRLGGKRNQFTFVNCPVPFYGQHDIRRISNGNITLFDGGHHQKPYGARALEFELDEVKTIATLKWSYTYDTALVSQARGNVQRLDNGYTLVNYGVVGTASELIFVVVDKRGRKLFELNSPDHLDSYRSFYYRELPWKVKRPQITCFDSLGVKYLKTAQDYSSYQWSDSSVTRTIAVTKPGNYFVFVPYGEGGFIRSEQLSINDVNVLCNSPKKRKP